The following are encoded together in the Coffea arabica cultivar ET-39 chromosome 1c, Coffea Arabica ET-39 HiFi, whole genome shotgun sequence genome:
- the LOC113739287 gene encoding uncharacterized protein: MPAWYNPQAVCAYHSGAPGHATFDCKALKHKIQDMVEAGEIVIRKREAQGPNVNRNPLPEHANIIGVILDDTEYVEPVKELAREAEVFGVTDQPFVIELPFEEDEKPFILDLTPAESESLEPVVIEFPKQEPVLSLQQVPWNYDEPDVQIGERSIAKKEVSVVTRSGKIASPFEATIPIQANNSEPPAKPTIIEREALDFLKRLQRSEYNVIEKLSKSPAQISMLDLLFSSDVHRDALLEVLTKAQIPRDISVDNFSHVVGNVLFTKQIIFSDEELPSEGIGHNKLGLQDINLRPSGTIVRGFDGAQREPIGEVDLVVEMGPAQFQITCQVMHFPSVYNVLLGRPWIHKSGAVPSSLHQLLKFVVNDKLITIFAEEDCLVIIDSESKEEGSRSSTVTPHSTSDIVSVSWITKEEQALSRASVMMGKEMIRGGYEFDKGLGRDLQGILKPVEIVEKNDSFGLGFRPTAKDIREMKERKKAEKEGRQRALDIPPLHYIFPRPAELRMHNRSNQMMAYSENAMTASFSCCSSVSVAPVGSPCAWSNLIVGVVGAIRFMLD, translated from the exons ATGCCCGCGTGGTATAATCCACAagctgtctgtgcttatcattctggggCCCCCGGACATGCCACCTTTGATTGCAAAGCGCTTAAGCATAAAATCCAAGATATGGTTGAAGCCGGGGAGATTGTAATCCGGAAAAGGGAGGCGCAAGGGCCGAACGTAAATAGGAACCCTTTACCGGAACATGCCAATATCATTGGGGTTATTCTGGATGATACGGAGTATGTGGAACCAGTCAAAGAATTGGCAAGggaagctgaagtgtttggggtcacagaccaaccTTTTGTCATAGAACTGCCATTTGAAGAGGACGAGAAACCCTTTATCTTGGATCTCACGCCAGCTGAGAGTGAGTCTTTGGAGCCGGTGGTTATTGAATTCCCGAAGCAGGAGCCTGTCCTGAGCCTGCAACAAGTACCATGGAACTATGATGAACCTGACGTGCAGATTGGGGAAAGGTCAATTGCAAAGAAGGAAGTATCAGTGGTCACAAGATCGGGGAAAATTGCAAGCCCGTTTGAAGCAACCATTCCGATTCAAGCAAATAACTCTGAGCCACCCGCCAAACCAACAATTATCGAGAGAGAAGCCTTAGATTTCCTTAAAAGGCTCCAAAGAAGCGAATACAATGTGATCGAGAAGCTTAGCAAGTCGCCCGCTCAAATATCCATGTTGGATCTACTTTTTTCATCAGATGTGCATAGGGATGCATTGCTCGAAGTACTGACTAAAGCTCAAATTCCTAGAGATATTTCAGTTGATAATTTCTCACACGTAGTTGGGAATGTACTCTTCACCAAGCAAATTATTTTCTCCGACGAGGAATTGCCGTCggaaggcattggacataacaag CTGGGATTACAAGACATCAAtctgaggccttcagggaccataGTTCGAGGTTTTGATGGAGCACAAAGAGAGCCAATAGGAGAAGTGGATTTAGTAGTTGAAATGGGACCCGCCCAGTTTCAAATAACctgccaagtcatgcactttCCTAGTGTTTATAACGTTTTGCTTGGCaggccatggattcacaagtctGGGGCGGTGCCTTCCTCATTACATCAGTTGTTGAAATTTGTAGTAAATGACAAGCTGATAACTATATTTGCCGAAGAGGATTGCCTTGTAATCATCGATTCCGAGTCCAAAGAAGAGGGTAGCCGAAGCTCCACAGTGACCCCTCATAGCACATCTGATATTGTCTCCGTCAGTTGGATAACAAAGGAGGAGCAAGCTCTATCAAGGGCCAGTGTCATGATGGGTAAGGAGATGATCCGTGGAGGCTATGAATTTGACAAAGGGCTGGGACGAGATCTGCAAGGAATTTTAAAGCCAGTGGAGATTGTGGAGAAAAATGATTCGTTTGGTTTGGGTTTCCGACCGACTGCTAAGGATATCAGAGAAATGAAGGAGCGCAAGAAAGCggagaaagaaggaaggcaAAGGGCTCTTGACATTCCACCCCTGCATTATATTTTCCCACGGCCAGCCGAG